Genomic DNA from Streptomyces sp. AM 2-1-1:
CGCTCCCGAAGCGCCGGATCCCGTCGTGTCGGCCTCCCGAGTCCCGGCCCCCGTCGTGCCGGTCACCTGGGCGCCACACACCGCCGCGCCGGGCGAGGCCTTGTTCCCGACCACTCCCTCCACCCCCTTGGAACCGATCCCCGAGGAGCCCATGCCCCACGAGGGAATCGTCGGGACTCACACGCCGGAGGCCGCCGGGGGAGGCACCACCCCGGAGACCACCGGGTCCGCCGTGAACGCCCCACCGCCGGCCCCCTCGGACCGGATCCGTCCGCGCCGCGCACCGGACGTCGGACACATCCGCGTCGAGGCGCATCTCGACCGCCGACGACCGCCCCGCATCGATCCTCAGCTCCCGCCACCGCCCTCCGTGTTCGCCGGGACACGCTTCACGGACGGGACGGCTCTGCCGCCACCGCCGGGCCCGGCCGAGGTCATCGCGCCGGACGTGATCGGTGGCGGTAGCGGCCAGCACCGTCCGCAGCTGCGCGCACCCGACGACGTGGTGGCCGAGATCCTCCGGCGACTCGACGCGCAGGCGTCGACCCGGCCGGCGCCCGGCGCCGCGGACGCCCCCGAAGGCACCGGACCGGCGTCCGACATCGCGCGCGCACTCCGGTCCACGCCGGGCGACTTCTCCGGGGACGGTCTCAGCTTCTCGTACAGGACTTCCCGGACACGCACCGGCTGGAAGGTGTGGCGGCGGTCCGCCGCCGACGACGCCGCGCAACGGATCGTTCATGTGCGGGCCCGGCCCTACGGCGCGTGGGAGCGGTTCGCGGACGGTGCGGGCGGCCCGACCAAGTTCGACAGCATGCACCGCACCACCGTCACCACCGGCCAGGTCCATCAGCAGAGCCAGAGCATCAAGATCGGATCCTTGTCCTCCGTGGGGCCCACGTCGCTGATGGGCGCGAAGGGCTTCGGCCGTCTGCAACTGCGCGCCGGCTGGTCGCGCACCGCGAAGTACGGGACGTACGACCAGACCGTCAACCAGACGGAGACCCGCACCCTCGACAGCTCCCACCTGTATCTGGACGACGTCTACTACGAGGTGACGGTCACCGCCCCGCACGACGGCACCGCCCCGCCCACCTCCTTCGGCTTCGGGGTGCGCGACGGGGTCGTGGTGCGGCTGCCGGAGAGCGCCGTCAAGAACGCGGGCCCGAACCGGATGCCGGAGCGGATCCCCCTCGACGCCGCCTCGGACCAGCGGCTCTTCCACACCGAGAGCTACGGCCCCGTGGCCCACCTCCGCGACGCGGCGGCCCGGCACGTCGGAGCGAAGCCCGGGGACACGGCCTACCAGGAGCTGACGTCCTTCTTCTCGACCCGGGGCTTCAACGAGCGGGCCGGAATGCTCGCGGCGGGCCGCGTCGTGACGCCCGTGCTGTTCGACGCCGAGAACGAGCCCCTGGGAGTCTTCTCCGTCCGCGCGACGCCCCGGCGCGCCCTTCTCCTCGGCGAGACCGACAAGGCCGAACTGCGCGACATGGTCCAGTCGGGGTTGCGGAACGACGTCACCCACACCAAGAAACACAGCGAACAGGTACTCGTCGCGGCCGGCCCCGCCTTCAACTCCACCGTGCTGGCGGGCGGCCTGTTCAGAGTCCGCCTGATGGCGGGGCTCAACAGCCGGTTCGGGCGCTCCCGGGGCCGGTCCCGGACGACGGGCGGTACGGGTGCGTTCCGGGCCGGCGGACAGGTGAAGGGGGACCGGACCGGCCTGTACTGGGTGGAGAGGTCGGTCTCGCTGCGGCTGAGCGGAGACCCGGAGGGCCTCGTCCCGGAGCAGACGGTGTGGAGTCTGGAGCGCATGACGCGCACCGAGGCCCGGCGCCTGGCGGGCTTCGACGACGGAACGGCCCGGCTCACCGAACCGTTCGCGCCGGCCTACCTGACCCGCGACGCGCCGCCGACGCTCGGGATGAGCCGCGTGGAGTCGTTCGCCCACCCGGCGGGCGCGCACACCCGGCACATCGGGAGTGCGGGACGGAAGACCTTCCTCGATCACGTCACCGACGAGGTGATCGCGTCGCTGGCGAAGGCCTATCCGAACGCCGTGGCGCCGCTCGACGAACTCGGTCCCCGACGCGCCGGGGTACGGAGCTCCCGCCACTACCGGATCATGCTGGAGAACACCCTCGGCGTGGTCAACGTCCTGTCCCGGCACAGCATGGCGAGCAATCTGCACACGCTGACGACGACCGGTATCCCGGTCCGGCTCACCGACCCGAGCCGGTTCCGCCGCGGCCACCGCTACGTCATGCTCCGGGGCAGCCTCACCAACCGGCGGTACGAGGGAACCCAGAACGACCTCAAGATCCGCTTCAGCCCGCCGGGGAGCCAGCGCCTGGACGGGGCGCAGTCGGACACGCGGGAGTGGCAGGGCGGCATCGAGGGCGTGCTGGCCGGACGGTCCACCAAAGTCGACGACACCAGCGCCCCCCAGCACGTCCTGGCACTCTCGGCGGGAGCACGCGGCGGTCTCGCGAGCACCGTCGAGAGTGCCCACGGGCTCGGCGCCACGCACGAACCCCTGGCGTTCAGTACGAAACCCTCCCACCTGTTCCGCTACGACCTGTCGGTGACGGCGACGGGCGGAGGGTACTGGCGCTTCCGCAGCTGGCTCCGCGGCATGCCCAGCTTCGGTCTGCTGGGGCTCCCGGCCTTCGTCTTCCACGAAGGGGCCACCACGCTGATACCGCCCGGCTCGCTCCAGGGCGAGGTCCTGCTCAGCGTGCCCGGGGAACACGCACCGAAGACCGATCCGCACGCCCCGGGCGCGGTCAACCCCTACCTGCCCACCGCGCCACCGGTCGTCTTCGCCGCCATGGAGCCGGAGCGGGCCGAGGAACTCCTCGCTTCCGACACATCCGTCCCGACCACCGGGCCCGGCGACCAGGACCTCCGGATCCACCCCCACATGGTGTTCAACACCGTGACGCCGCCCGGCATGGGCACCGCCGTGGCCGAGGCGGTCGGCGAGGCGTCCCACGGCTCCTGGGCCCTGACGAACCAGGCGGCCCCGCAGCTCACCACGGTGACGGCCACCCTCCGGCCGTCCTGGGGGACCGCCGACCTCGACAACACCTCGGCCCCCGGAGGAGCGCCCCTGGACGGTCTGTGGGTCGACCGGCTGGGGGTCCTCGGCACGTACGTGCAGCTCACCCACAAGACCGCGTACACCCGCCTCACCCCCCTCACCGGCGCGGTGCCCGTCCAGACGGAGACCACGGTCGGCGGGAGCATCGTCGTCTCGGGCCGGATGACCAGCACGGTCTCCCTCTCCGTGGGCGGGCAGCTGACGACCCTCCAGGCGCACACGCCGGACCCGGCCAAGGAGGGGTTCAACGGTGCCTACGGGGTCGTCGCGAACCCCTACGCGAAGTCGAAGGCCGTCAGCGTCGAGGTGGTCCGGAGCGTCGTCGCCGAGATCAACCGCAAGGACCAGGGCCACCACGTGGTGGTGGCCGCCGACATCACGCACTACTTCCTCACGGCCGCGGGTTCTCCGGCCGCGCCGCGGCGGGTGCGTGGCAGAGAGGGCACCGTACCCGGAGGCGTGCTCATGCACCTGCCGGAGAAGACCGCCCATCGTCTGAAGGTCCTCGACGACGGTCTGGGGGACGTGCCGATGTACGCCGAGAGCCCCTGGACCTCACAGCCCTGGATGGACGACGACCCGTTCGGAGGGTTCCCGGTCAACTCCCTGGACACTGCGGAGGTCCTCGGCCGCTTCGCCAGGGCGCTGCACGGCAGCGGGATGGACACGACCAGCGCGCAGTCGATCAGGGCCCTGGTCTCCGCCCGGATCGGCCGGGCGCTCGGCAAGGAGATGATCGGGGCGGGCACCTCGGTCCTGATCAGGAGCGGACGGTACGGCTGGGGGACGGTCAACATCGGCGGGCGGTCGCTGCGCGTGCGGGCCCGGCTCATCGCGGTCGGCTCGGAGTTCCACGGACTCGGCCACAGTGTCGAGTTCGAGGAGAACCGGCACGCCGCCGAAGGGGAGCAGCACGCCGAGCGGCGGGCGAGCGGGCCCGACTTCGGCACGATGGTCGCGGAGACCGCGCACACCCAGGATCCGGTGGCCAAACGGGCCGGACTGACGTACACCGAAGTCGCCTCGGTCCGGCGGATCGTCACCAGCCAGCGGTCGGACGGAACCGTCGGCATCCACACGGCGACCACGACCGAGCCGTACGCCGAGTACTCCACGCGATACCGGCTGAGGATCACCCTGGACGTCGTCGAGGGCGGAGCCGACGAGGAGGAGAGCGCCTGGGAGGCGTTTCGGGGGAAGCGGCGCGTCTCCGAGGAAGGCGACGCCGGTGTACTGCGGGAGCACATCCCCCTCAGCCTGATGCGTCCCACGGCTCCCGGCACCGGCCAGGAGTCCGACGTGCTGGAACCACCGGCGATCACCGCCGGCTCCACCTCGCGACCCCTGGGACGGATGACCCCCGCCGCCCTCGAGGAATGGCGCGCCACCCCACTGCCGGACGGGACGAGCGGCCCCTTCACCCTGCCGGAGAGCGGCTTTCTGGTCAGGCGGATCGCGGGGCTGGAGAACATCCGGGGCGCCGGGACCCTCGCCCTCGGCGACGCGTACAGGCGCCGGACCCCGGGGCCCCCGTCCAAGGCCCTGCTGGAGGCCGGCAACACGGGGCTCACCCGCGCGGGCACCCCGGCGGCCCAGGCGCTGGAGCGGGGCACCGCGAACGCCATGCTCTCGACCTTCTACGGCGACACCCTGGGGCCGAAGGGTTACCGGCCCCACGGACTGACCGAACGAAACTTCCTCGGAGCCGCGGACGGAACCCTCGCGCTCCACTCGAAGCCGGACTTCGGCCGGGCCAGGCTGTTGACCGTGTCCTACGGCATGAAGACCGAGGAGTCGAGACGAACCACCCACGGCAGCGGCTCCGGGGTGGAGAACGACACCTCCCACGACGTCTCCCTGGGTGCGGGTCCGGTCGTCTCCTCGCCGTCGACGGGCACCAACCCTCACACGGCGGCGCTCACACCCGTCGACACGGGCACGGCCGGAGGACCGTCCGACGCCGCGAACACGGTCAGTTCCCTCAACGTCAAACCCGATCCCGGCAGGACCTTCCTCTTCGCGATCCCGACCACCTGGCTCAGCGTCGGCGAAGTACGGCGCCATCTCACGGACGCCGCGCCGGTACGGAACGTCCGCGGTCCGCTCGGCCTTCGGCTGGACCCCGGCCCCCAGGCGATCGAGACGGAGGCCACCGTCATGGCGTGGATCCGCGAGGACGTCGCCCGTGACCTCGGCCTCATCGACGCCACCTCGTTTCCCCAGGACGTCGCGTCGTCCTGGGACGCCGCCGACGCGGCGGCGAAGGCGTGGGTCGCCGCCGACAACGCCTACTGGAAGGTCCGGCGACCCGAGCTGGACCTGCGCGCCCGTCGTGACACGGCCGAGGAGGAGTTCACGAGCCTGCGGGAGGAGCTGCCCGCGGCCCTGCGGGCCGAAGAGACCGCCCACGAGCCCCTCGCCACCGCCGAACGGGCGCTGCGCACGGCGGAGGAGGCGGACGCCGATGCGCGGACGGAAGCCGAACGCGTGAAGAAGCGGGTGGACACGCTCGAAGGAGCCGGCCGCCGGCCGGTGCCGACGGACCCCGGCAGCGGCCAGGACGAAGCCGACCGGAAACTGCTCTCGGCACGCCTGCTCGCCGAACTCACCGCACGGGTGGCGGCCGGCCGAGTCCGCGCGCTCGCCGACGCGCGGACCCTGCGCCGCGAGACCGAGGCCGCGACGCGGGAAGCCAGAGAAGCGGCCACCCTGCACCGGGAGGAAGTCGAGCGGCGGCTACCGCTGGCCCGGAAGAGGGCCGAGGCGGTCCGGGACACCTGGCGCGACGTGACCGAGCGCTTGGCAGCGCTGAAGAAGGCGGCCGACACGGCCGCCGCGGAACACCACCGGGTGCGCCGTGCGGCCGACCGGATCACCCGGTGGTACCAGCTCAACGCCACCGAAGAAGGCAGGGCACAGCTGGGCGCACTGGAGGCTCCCGCCGCCGCGACCTTCGCCCCGGCCCCGAAGAAACCGACCGGGCAGAAGAGCACGGCGCGCTTCAGCACACCGGCCAACACCCCCGGCGCGACCCGGCTCACCGCACCCAGGGGGGAGACGGCGCCACCGCCGTCCTTCGTCCTCCAGCCGCCCTCGGCGAACGGTGACGGATTCTTCCGCTCGCTCGCCGAAGGGCTGGGCCACCACGGTCCCGAGCTGCTGGGCGCCCACTCCCTGGACCCCGCGGCCCCGTCCTTCACCTCCGACCTCCTGGAGCTGCTCGCCGGGCGGCTGCGGACCGAAGTCGCCGGCGACCCTTCGCTGCAAGCGTTCTTCGCACCGGACGAGACCGACACCTTCACCCAGGAGGACCTCGACGCCGCGGGCATCGACCTTCCCCCGCACAGCCCGGAACGCATCGAGTTCGAGGCCACCGGGCGGCTCTCTCCCTACCGGGAGTTCCTCCCCGCCCAGCTCGCCGAGCTGGCGGCGCGGCAACTGCTCCGCTCGGCCGGGCTGACCGGTGAGAGCCGCTGGAACCACGCCGCGTCGGACGTACTGCCGCTCCTCGCCGCACGTACCTTCCACGTCGCCGTCACCGTCGTCACCGGACGCGGCGGCTTCCAGGAGTTCCGGCCGCACCCCGACACAGGAGCGGCCGTCCCCCAGGTGGTGATGTACCTGGACGGCGGACGGTACCGGTACGCGCGGCCCTCCGGCGACGCCCCGGCCACCACGCTCCCCGCTCCCGCGCCGGAGACCACCGCCCCGGTCCCGCCGGCCGACGGGCCGGCACCGCGGCCCGCCCACACCGCACCGCCCTGGTACCCGTCGACCTCCGGCGCGCCGGTGTTCGACGCCTCGGGGGACCACCGCCTCCTGGTCGGACCGGACGAGGACGCGACCGTCTACGACCTGGTGGCCCCCACCGCCGACGGCAACCGCTTCTTCGCCGCCGTCGTGGAGGCCCTCCGCGGCCCGGACACGCCGGCGGACCCGGCACGTGCGGTGGGCGGACCGGGCGAGGGGGCCGGGGGAGTGGAGCTGCGGGCGCTCAGCGGAGCGGGGAGGCTGCGCGGCCAGGTGTCGAGCGCCCCGCTGCCGGACACCGCGCGGCTGGATCCCGGCGCGGTCTTCCGGCCGGACGAGATCCGGGCCGCGGGGATCGACCTCGACGAGGACGGCGAGCGCGCCCTGCGGCTCAGGGGCGGCGTGCTTCCCGCCGATCTCGCCGTCTCCCTCACCCCGGACGAGCGCATGGCCCTGATCCGCTCGCAGTTGCGCTCCGCAACCGCCTGGAACCGTGAGACCGCCGACCTCGCCGCCGAACTCGCCGCGAGGGCAGGGAACCTGACGCTGACGCTCGTACGCGAGGACGGTACGTACCGGACCTTCCGTGGAGCACCGAGCGCCACCGCGACCCCGGTCGTGCTCTACGAACGCGGCGGAGAATATCTCGCCGCCCGTCCCCGCACCCCTGCCGCCGTGCCACCGGACCCCTCGCCGAACAGCGCCCTGCCGCCCGTTCTGCCGGTGCGGCCCGACCCGCTCGACCCGCCCGTGCTCCCCGACCCGCTCGACCCGCCCGTGCCCGCATCCGCTGTCCCGCTGCCGGTCCCCGCGACGGAGAGGCCGGAGAAGCCCGCGGACACGAAGCCGCGGAAGAAGCCCGGGGAGAGGGAGCCGGAGCAGCTGGGGAAGATGCCGGCCCCCACGGAGGGGCAGAGGGCCGAGTCCCTGCGCGTCGGAGAGCGGTCCTTCGCCGTCCGGCCGGTGCGGGGCGACGGAGACTGCCTCTTCGCCTCGGTTCTGACCGGTGCCGCCCTCGACACGAGCGCCGCGCGGCTCCGGGCCGACACCACCAGGTGGCTCCAGGAGGAGAGCGGAGACTCGACCAGGGCCGAGATCGATCTGGGCGGCACCCCGCTGGAATGGCTCCTGCAGGACCGGTTCCGGAGCGCGGAGCGGCTGCGGGAGCTGCTGGGGCTGTCCGGTGCGCGACGCCGGACCGAGCTGTCGGAGCTGCTGGCGAGCGGCAGGCGCGCCGCGCCGCGCGGCGAGACACCCGAACGACGCGTCCGGCGGGAGAGACTGGAGGACGAGGCGACCCTGCGGGAGGAAGTGCTCAGGCGCCTCAGGGTGCCCGAAGGCGCGCCCGGGCACGCGGAAGCGGATCGCCTGTGGTCCCGGGTACTGGCCGTGGCGGCGCCCGCCGTCCAGAAGATGGGTCCGCTGCGGAGCCGGATCTCCGCCGACCGTACGCCACTCAGCGACCTCGTCGTTCTGGCCCTGCGGAACACCGATCTGTGGCACACGCCCTTCTTCGACCAGGCACCCCACATCCTCGCGCTCGCCCTCGGGCGCCCTCTGCGTGTCGTCACCCGGCACGCAGAGGGGGCCGTGCACGTCGACGAGCTCAACCCCTCGGCACCGGGCGCGCCTCTGTACGTCCTCCACAACGGCACGGACCACTACGACGCCCTGGTCCCCGACGACACAGCCCCAGGCAGCGCCGTTTCCGACAGCGCCGTTTCGGGAGCGACAGCAGACCCCACCGCACCCGTCCCGGCTCCCGAGGTGAACTTCCTCCGGACGGCCGACCCCTCCGGTTTCGCGGCCTCCCTCGCCTCCCTCGCCGCCCGTTCGGGCCGTCCGGAGCTCTCGAACCCCGCCCCGGGAGGGACCACGACCCCAGACGGCCCGGTGCGGGGCTTCGCACGATGGGCGGCGGATCACCTGCTCGCCGGTGACGTACCGGACGCGGAGTTCGGCCCTGCTCAGGTGACTCTCCTCGAACTCAGGGCGCTGAAAATGGATCTGACGGAGGGACAACTCGCAGAGATCACGCTCTCCGGTGAACTGCCGACAACCTCACTGAACCTTGACCGTTCGCAGAGACTGCGGCTCCTGCTGCTCCGGCTGTCGGACCCGCTGGATCCCGCGGACCCCGCGCACCTCGTGGCCCTCCGGGCGTTGCTGGCCGTGGCGGCACGGGAGCTCCGCACGCGCATGTGCCTGATCCTGCCGGACGGGGAGGAGTTCCGCTTCGAGCCGCCCGCTGCGCGTGGCAGTACCGGCAGCGACTGACCCCCCTGTGTTCAGGGCCCGTTCACCGGAGTGCGCGCGAGCCATGAACCAATGAGGGACGTAGCGACGACGCGTTGAGCGTCCCGAGGCACCAGAAGTCATTGCCGGGGAAGGACAACTGATGGCAGGCCCACAGAACCGCGACGCCGAGGCCCGGAGCTCCGGCGAACCCGCCGTTCGTCCTTCGGGTTCCGCAGGGGCGGTCGAAGAACCGACGTCCGGGGCGGCGGCCGATGCGCGGGGCCGGGGAGACGTCTCCGTACCCGGAGTAGGACTGGGCGCTCCCGGTTCTCCCCGGGAGGAGCCGCCCGCGGCCGCCGCTCGCGGGGAGACGGCGGAGGCTGCCGGGGCCGGACCCTCCCCGGCGACGGGGGAGCCCGCTCCGCCGAGTGCCGCTGCTGCCACGGCCTCCGGAGAATCCGGCGGCGAGGAGCCGGCGAACGCGGCCGATGCGAACACGGCGGAGGGGAGCGCCGAAGCGGCGGAGCGGGCCGGCGGTGCGGCGCGGGCGGAAGGCGCGGCTGCGGCAGGAGCCACCGCGCCGGCAGCCGCGACGGCGACCGCCGCCCGCGTCGGGGCGGTCGGCGAAGGCGCCCTCGCCGCCACCGGCACCGGAGCGGACCGGGAGGGGTCCGCACACCGTCCGCGCAAGGCGATGCTCGCCGCGGCCGCCCTGGCCGGCTCGGTGCTGCTCGCCGTACCGTTCCTGCTCGCCGGTGACAAGCACGACCACGACCACGACAACGTCGAGTCGGCGGACTACCAGGCCGGCACGACCCTGCAGGACCGGCTGCCCGACGACGGCGCCGGAGTGCCGGGCGCGTATGCGGCCGAGTCGCCGAAGCCCAGTGTGCTGCCCTCCTCCTCGGCCTCCCCGACCGCGAAGGCGCAGACCGGCGGGGAGCTCCCCGTCGTCCATCCGGGCGGGGCGGCGGACCGGCAGGAGCCGATCGGGGCCGCGAGCCCCTCCCCGTCGCCGAAGGCCGCCGCCGCTCCGAAGGCGAAGGCGAAGGCGGCGGGCACGCCGAAGGCCGAGCCCACGACCGAACGGAAGGCGGCGACCGTCGCGGCGCACCCCAGCATCTCCCGGGTGCTGATCAAGAACCTGAAGACGCAGATGTGCGCGGACCTGCCGGCTTTCGGCAAGGGCACGTCCACGGGCCCGGTGAACCAGTCGACCTGCAACAGCAACAGCGACGACAACCAGATCTGGACGCTGGACATGAGGTACCCCCACACCAGCCCCAAGGGCGGGGATCTCTACCAGATCCGGAACGTCACGGACGGACTCTGCAT
This window encodes:
- a CDS encoding lonely Cys domain-containing protein, which gives rise to MKALVFNEEQRTMLLILIGEVPLTANEEDAWNSRLPYRDLAKRNRSLATEIETVVNRLAYSLPGDVGKQFAGALKTLVDDGGVNHLGKFSDALDAVSERQVDNALEIQEGKREIIAELVSLMIEIALLMALAYFTGGTSLTQIALAKARSGLAILLVLQRLMHSGLPLFGAALEALQEAFMSFWVRVSMLANRPGERPDGFDWGKIGRDAVFGAFAGLLGGVGEMLGHTFKNNFKKLFDNKWLGEFLDLSGSFVNEGFAESVGETLTNGIYDKTWQWKPDTFWHAGVSGASNDLLFHGAGSGSLWLRDLTFTGPDPNVGLHSGAGGGARAGTAGPGPSTTHGPGPGAEPGADPPPLPYVPPPLVGHAPPVASTYEPPPVVAPVPTPTTAPFPAVPLPSAPAPLPTPAPAPVLTTPPDPAHPRVPAPLVPAPAPPVPAPPLPGATASPTTAFTTPPPAPTPPTPSSPDPLPLATRTVQPAPAATTEPSAATTQPPGASTEPTGVASGPSGVSSVSSDLPGGTTEASSAPMVPPANTAAPGRPVPTTSGPAASQSGAPTPPGPTKAAVTNPAGATDDAADARPSRQEDSAASPEAGTADSPAADDEGADTPANGPGVETETPRAEDPENPANPDLPYLRPPVSSSAPPNGPDFLAGASHGTDAEDVEMEEGGDDDFRSDTASDAGSVDSVDLISLEDSDDSRSLSPEADEESAYGTDDEADPLPAHHPVDPLAHQPLLESVFGPRIAENRIHPRLAEAVSTLDHLRLADAALGPMPLDVNTLAARVLHLDPGAPVGSAAHGELFRTVIGALDDGRAQSLDSLAAYAMEVGGALSVSRALPPVNGVPAGRDWSNSPPPSVHPHAVAVKHAPMPAHIVQPADVTGAAPWRGSRPYYVVASADAGGIVVRGNSGRSYRASAAEFVELLAHDPALTGLAPGTPIVLVVPFAGAGGLDLPRSLARRTGRTVWSSSGRAVLLPDPAGGPALVATYDSHPGVMPVGAWIPSRPDDLDTAPDPTRAPARIRTVDGSWVRDADVLTHTVVDESNRPAGRASMTHADWSRHFGYVPLGREAGHRAVPGITHFHHWNDAQQRAARSQAPLSGPEPLPWTGRFGGATPYFWGGHGSSSVFELALRDGRRVGVDGTEFGGYLRRRPSVSRLDRRAPIVALNCITANVPAGGDPLESLAPAQLLANETDRTVFSPTGEFGITPPIGSLPTLVTLLTDGEGNREAWGEFRPEPIGDALDTVARTAGFHTAAGPAPRHVRERALRLVRALRLSAGPDADEDPTLVRAAASLDLLRDDGTFPDGASMTALDVLDAVVPGGSPGRIAGYLAADRQARVRALLFGVAEQPGDRPVPVVTTGTDSPLPGTSQPGRTFPATESSGRPPYPGTEQPEPGSQVLEAGEAEVFPHLPPATSAMAAPEAPDPVVSASRVPAPVVPVTWAPHTAAPGEALFPTTPSTPLEPIPEEPMPHEGIVGTHTPEAAGGGTTPETTGSAVNAPPPAPSDRIRPRRAPDVGHIRVEAHLDRRRPPRIDPQLPPPPSVFAGTRFTDGTALPPPPGPAEVIAPDVIGGGSGQHRPQLRAPDDVVAEILRRLDAQASTRPAPGAADAPEGTGPASDIARALRSTPGDFSGDGLSFSYRTSRTRTGWKVWRRSAADDAAQRIVHVRARPYGAWERFADGAGGPTKFDSMHRTTVTTGQVHQQSQSIKIGSLSSVGPTSLMGAKGFGRLQLRAGWSRTAKYGTYDQTVNQTETRTLDSSHLYLDDVYYEVTVTAPHDGTAPPTSFGFGVRDGVVVRLPESAVKNAGPNRMPERIPLDAASDQRLFHTESYGPVAHLRDAAARHVGAKPGDTAYQELTSFFSTRGFNERAGMLAAGRVVTPVLFDAENEPLGVFSVRATPRRALLLGETDKAELRDMVQSGLRNDVTHTKKHSEQVLVAAGPAFNSTVLAGGLFRVRLMAGLNSRFGRSRGRSRTTGGTGAFRAGGQVKGDRTGLYWVERSVSLRLSGDPEGLVPEQTVWSLERMTRTEARRLAGFDDGTARLTEPFAPAYLTRDAPPTLGMSRVESFAHPAGAHTRHIGSAGRKTFLDHVTDEVIASLAKAYPNAVAPLDELGPRRAGVRSSRHYRIMLENTLGVVNVLSRHSMASNLHTLTTTGIPVRLTDPSRFRRGHRYVMLRGSLTNRRYEGTQNDLKIRFSPPGSQRLDGAQSDTREWQGGIEGVLAGRSTKVDDTSAPQHVLALSAGARGGLASTVESAHGLGATHEPLAFSTKPSHLFRYDLSVTATGGGYWRFRSWLRGMPSFGLLGLPAFVFHEGATTLIPPGSLQGEVLLSVPGEHAPKTDPHAPGAVNPYLPTAPPVVFAAMEPERAEELLASDTSVPTTGPGDQDLRIHPHMVFNTVTPPGMGTAVAEAVGEASHGSWALTNQAAPQLTTVTATLRPSWGTADLDNTSAPGGAPLDGLWVDRLGVLGTYVQLTHKTAYTRLTPLTGAVPVQTETTVGGSIVVSGRMTSTVSLSVGGQLTTLQAHTPDPAKEGFNGAYGVVANPYAKSKAVSVEVVRSVVAEINRKDQGHHVVVAADITHYFLTAAGSPAAPRRVRGREGTVPGGVLMHLPEKTAHRLKVLDDGLGDVPMYAESPWTSQPWMDDDPFGGFPVNSLDTAEVLGRFARALHGSGMDTTSAQSIRALVSARIGRALGKEMIGAGTSVLIRSGRYGWGTVNIGGRSLRVRARLIAVGSEFHGLGHSVEFEENRHAAEGEQHAERRASGPDFGTMVAETAHTQDPVAKRAGLTYTEVASVRRIVTSQRSDGTVGIHTATTTEPYAEYSTRYRLRITLDVVEGGADEEESAWEAFRGKRRVSEEGDAGVLREHIPLSLMRPTAPGTGQESDVLEPPAITAGSTSRPLGRMTPAALEEWRATPLPDGTSGPFTLPESGFLVRRIAGLENIRGAGTLALGDAYRRRTPGPPSKALLEAGNTGLTRAGTPAAQALERGTANAMLSTFYGDTLGPKGYRPHGLTERNFLGAADGTLALHSKPDFGRARLLTVSYGMKTEESRRTTHGSGSGVENDTSHDVSLGAGPVVSSPSTGTNPHTAALTPVDTGTAGGPSDAANTVSSLNVKPDPGRTFLFAIPTTWLSVGEVRRHLTDAAPVRNVRGPLGLRLDPGPQAIETEATVMAWIREDVARDLGLIDATSFPQDVASSWDAADAAAKAWVAADNAYWKVRRPELDLRARRDTAEEEFTSLREELPAALRAEETAHEPLATAERALRTAEEADADARTEAERVKKRVDTLEGAGRRPVPTDPGSGQDEADRKLLSARLLAELTARVAAGRVRALADARTLRRETEAATREAREAATLHREEVERRLPLARKRAEAVRDTWRDVTERLAALKKAADTAAAEHHRVRRAADRITRWYQLNATEEGRAQLGALEAPAAATFAPAPKKPTGQKSTARFSTPANTPGATRLTAPRGETAPPPSFVLQPPSANGDGFFRSLAEGLGHHGPELLGAHSLDPAAPSFTSDLLELLAGRLRTEVAGDPSLQAFFAPDETDTFTQEDLDAAGIDLPPHSPERIEFEATGRLSPYREFLPAQLAELAARQLLRSAGLTGESRWNHAASDVLPLLAARTFHVAVTVVTGRGGFQEFRPHPDTGAAVPQVVMYLDGGRYRYARPSGDAPATTLPAPAPETTAPVPPADGPAPRPAHTAPPWYPSTSGAPVFDASGDHRLLVGPDEDATVYDLVAPTADGNRFFAAVVEALRGPDTPADPARAVGGPGEGAGGVELRALSGAGRLRGQVSSAPLPDTARLDPGAVFRPDEIRAAGIDLDEDGERALRLRGGVLPADLAVSLTPDERMALIRSQLRSATAWNRETADLAAELAARAGNLTLTLVREDGTYRTFRGAPSATATPVVLYERGGEYLAARPRTPAAVPPDPSPNSALPPVLPVRPDPLDPPVLPDPLDPPVPASAVPLPVPATERPEKPADTKPRKKPGEREPEQLGKMPAPTEGQRAESLRVGERSFAVRPVRGDGDCLFASVLTGAALDTSAARLRADTTRWLQEESGDSTRAEIDLGGTPLEWLLQDRFRSAERLRELLGLSGARRRTELSELLASGRRAAPRGETPERRVRRERLEDEATLREEVLRRLRVPEGAPGHAEADRLWSRVLAVAAPAVQKMGPLRSRISADRTPLSDLVVLALRNTDLWHTPFFDQAPHILALALGRPLRVVTRHAEGAVHVDELNPSAPGAPLYVLHNGTDHYDALVPDDTAPGSAVSDSAVSGATADPTAPVPAPEVNFLRTADPSGFAASLASLAARSGRPELSNPAPGGTTTPDGPVRGFARWAADHLLAGDVPDAEFGPAQVTLLELRALKMDLTEGQLAEITLSGELPTTSLNLDRSQRLRLLLLRLSDPLDPADPAHLVALRALLAVAARELRTRMCLILPDGEEFRFEPPAARGSTGSD
- a CDS encoding RICIN domain-containing protein, which translates into the protein MAGPQNRDAEARSSGEPAVRPSGSAGAVEEPTSGAAADARGRGDVSVPGVGLGAPGSPREEPPAAAARGETAEAAGAGPSPATGEPAPPSAAAATASGESGGEEPANAADANTAEGSAEAAERAGGAARAEGAAAAGATAPAAATATAARVGAVGEGALAATGTGADREGSAHRPRKAMLAAAALAGSVLLAVPFLLAGDKHDHDHDNVESADYQAGTTLQDRLPDDGAGVPGAYAAESPKPSVLPSSSASPTAKAQTGGELPVVHPGGAADRQEPIGAASPSPSPKAAAAPKAKAKAAGTPKAEPTTERKAATVAAHPSISRVLIKNLKTQMCADLPAFGKGTSTGPVNQSTCNSNSDDNQIWTLDMRYPHTSPKGGDLYQIRNVTDGLCMDLPGYGSNGITTPISEYPCNGTTADNQLWWLDPRAGGYYWIRSFSSNGLCLDVASANGTGRDSRLTIFPCSDSDDHRWSFVG